The following are encoded in a window of Lonchura striata isolate bLonStr1 chromosome 33, bLonStr1.mat, whole genome shotgun sequence genomic DNA:
- the NES gene encoding nestin isoform X2: protein MLSTESFAGPRALGEESLQMWDLNKRLEAYLARVKFLEEENEVLRAEIQSSRSSPAGESRRAKYEEELRALRDALDLAFREKCTAELARDNLYEEVQQVKSRCQKEQAAREEAKKRLSLSRKELEEERRAQIWLKERAVQLEKEVEALLEVHEEEKAGLDQEIASFSHSLESFRCAPVAFQPVEVEDYSKRLSEIWKGAVETYKTEVSQLEGSLCQAKENLWKAVEDNQQSQLQLQHLEKDLAGLKARKEMLEESLARQWQEQRGEAEKFQLAMEALEQEQRSLRAQIARVLEDRQQLMHLKMSLSLEVATYRTLLEAESTRLQMPAGEFRLASGVRDLKLEVSGSSGSKLVPASPESRRLLPRERCASPSAFPGAQPQRDTLSPKSRGAGELQKITAVLHGTASGRAGGPGTPGCPTPSPARAGRAAPPLSPEPPGPAAPGQESSAGAGPAWPGGDGAALSPGTERALSRGSGDAGGASPGAADGLRYPARLVSEALEDALKAMGDGARPEEEPAGSSMWDLCAPSPVLPPEARGEAGPEGPGGERDPSEGSEDGESPQAEQRGGEAVLQGLDVGSSILQDTAGALSASASREDLGAWEEEEEEEEEEEEEEVPAVLSPRDPEVEAQERDKGPAGQTVSSWEKPEQERTETQSTEPSHPSEEEEEEERAPCSPCEEKGDFQGEGPDAQEEECPRREVEAAGAVLVQSHLVLPTEGHLEEDFADAEQERSEQQKVPVCEMDLTAEKERGQELGPELKPSSVHEAIPAEEASTGAEEDAVGWEDMGRVEDGEGEKGEASREVLGGEDRGVGQDPMAGEDLTAGEDHGAGEDHGAGEAVGGATLERESRAPEDPEDLQEREGGEQEEEEEEEERWGQGDDGQEPCPEDWEVTAEDTEGVLGPEEPAWADDTPSSAGGLHSEERHGTRPAELEEGQEDDEDDAKSQEMNQQWALPEAEPAAELARQGSVAEPDPAPPGAHEQGHRQEPAEAPGEAQEEVQDELQDELQDELQDELQDEAQEEAQEEVQDEDTTERLSSGLGKLQSSELLALKQVPGASGEWALEEAPRDLEPTAGSGRRLELEDALPESTAPHLCTGEVLAVGAPSPNPPESEETSETAPVGGTARQGEGWLQGKDKPPTPTVPDSPGEEAGAEGAEEEEGYFMVSAPSQELSSSEEAEISEDFEEIKVEATEGSRDGLRAPGEASPVPEDKEHLEVLAAEADEDVEMPAEESEVPRDEDSTAELEEGPEEDPSCVGVLAGGPDEPAQAATGAEAWETPEPSASLAAESVELQHTAELERDASGATTPPGCTLGLAGQQGQEEDEDEPGTALRDTAKAAPPAGLQAVPGGAEQPLEEQAPTEEEALGTQSLPPPGNEPPGASPPELGPALGQGGFAEEIPDVPGAAALPAEVPAELMKDSDILEIVEQALEYNQELMGARLAEGGQGPGRTELPRDAGEESWPGSSSEEEPTVQEAAETEAENRAENGLHREASLEDLAEFPEEVLNGITSTAPPQELPTGTTEPALGMPPQAPSPGDGTLRGKRGTAEPSAVPPALGEDVLCLPAEQPPACQLRAEQQPWSSGDE from the exons ATGCTGAGCACGGAAAGTTTCGCAGGGCCGAGAGCCCTGGGAGAGGAATCGCTGCAGATGTGGGACCTCAACAAGCGGCTGGAGGCGTACCTGGCCCGCGTGAAGTTcctggaggaggagaacgaggtgCTGCGAGCTGAaatccagagcagcaggagcagcccggCCGGGGAGTCGCGGCGGGCCAAGTACGAGgaggagctgcgagccctgcggGATGCGCTGGATCTCGCCTTCAGGGAGAAGTGCACGGCCGAGCTGGCCAGGGACAACCTCTACGAGGAGGTGCAGCAGGTGAAAAGCAGGTGCCAGAAGGAGCAGGCAGCCCGAGAAGAAGCGAAGAAGCGGCTGTCCTTGagcaggaaggagctggaggaggagaggagagcgCAGATCTGGCTGAAGGAGagagctgtgcagctggagaaggaggtggAAGCCTTGCTGGAGGTGCACGAGGAGGAGAAAGCGGGGCTGGACCAGGAGATCGCCAGTTTCTCCCACAGCCTGGAGAGCTTCCGCTGTGCCCCGGTGGCTTTCCAGCCGGTGGAGGTGGAGGATTACTCCAAGAGACTCTCGGAGATCTGGAAAGGGGCGGTGGAGACCTACAAGACGGAGGTGTCGCAGCTGGAGGGTTCCCTCTGCCAGGCCAAGGAGAACCTGTGGAAGGCGGTGGAGGACAAccagcagagccagctgcagctgcagcacctggagaaggacCTGGCGGGGCTGAAAGCACGGAAGGAGATGCTGGAGGAGAGCCTGGCCCggcagtggcaggagcagcGCGGGGAGGCAGAAAAGTTCCAG CTGGCGATGGAGgcgctggagcaggagcagcggAGCCTGCGGGCGCAGATCGCCCGGGTGCTGgaggacaggcagcagctcatGCACCTCAAGATGTCCCTGAGCCTGGAAGTGGCGACCTACAG gACGCTGCTGGAAGCGGAGAGCACCCGCCTGCAGATGCCCGCCGGAGAATTCAGGTTGGCCAGCGGTGTGCGAG ATCTCAAACTGGAGGtgagcggcagcagcggcagcaaaCTGGTGCCAGCGAGCCCCGAGAGCAGGCGGCTGCTGCCCCGGGAGCGCTGCGCCAGTCCCTCCGCCTTCCCCGGGGCACAACCCCAAAGAGACACGCTGAGCCCCAAAAGCCGCGGTGCCGGGGAGCTGCAGAAAATCACCGCAGTCCTCCACGGCACGGCCagcggcagggctggggggccgggaacccccggctgccccacgcccagcccggcccgggcggGCAGAGCCGCCCCTCCGCTctccccggagccccccggccccgcagcgccgGGGCAGGAGAGCTCCGCGGGAGCGGGTCCCGCCTGGCCGGGAGGAGACGGGGCGGCGCTGAGCCCGGGCACGGAGCGTGCCCTGTCCCGAGGCTCGGGGGACGCCGGCGGCGCCAGCCCGGGAGCCGCCGACGGGCTGCGGTACCCGGCCCGGCTGGTCAGCGAGGCGCTGGAGGACGCGCTCAAGGCGATGGGAGACGGTGCTCGGCCCGAAGAGGAGCCCGCGGGCAGCTCCATGTGGGAtctctgtgcccccagccccgttTTGCCCCCCGAGGCTCGTGGGGAGGCTGGGCCGGAGGGGCCTGGGGGAGAGCGGGATCCCTCCGAGGGCTCTGAGGATGGCGAGAgcccccaggcagagcagaggggtgGGGAGGCCGTGCTCCAGGGGCTGGACGTGGGGAGCAGCATCCTGCAGGACACAGCCGGGGCCCTGAGTGCCTCGGCCAGCCGGGAAGATCTGGGAGcgtgggaggaggaggaggaggaggaggaagaggaggaggaagaggaggtacctgctgtgctgagcccaAGAGATCCAGAAGTGGAGGCTCAGGAAAGGGACAAGGGTCCTGCTGGGCAGACAGTGAGCAGCTGGGAAAAGCCAGAGCAGGAAAGGACAGAGACCCAAAGCACAGAGCCTTCACAcccctcagaggaggaggaggaggaggagagggcaccctgcagcccctgcgAGGAGAAAGGAGATTTCCAGGGAGAAGGACCAGATGCGCAAGAAGAGGAGTGTCCACGCAGAGAagtggaagctgctggtgctgtcctTGTGCAAAGCCACCTGGTTTTGCCTACAGAAGGTCACCTGGAAGAGGACTTTGCTGATGCAGAGCAGGAAAGGTCCGAGCAGCAGAAGGTGCCTGTGTGTGAGATGGATTTGACTGCAGAGAAGGaaaggggacaggagctgggTCCAGAGCTGAAGCCCTCGAGTGTCCATGAGGCCATCCCAGCAGAGGAGGCTTCCACAGGAGCTGAAGAAGATGCTGTGGGATGGGAGGACATGGGCAGAGTGGAAGATGgtgagggagaaaagggagaggccagcagggaggtgctgggaggAGAAGATCGTGGGGTAGGGCAGGACCCCATGGCAGGAGAGGACCTCACAGCAGGAGAAGACCATGGG GCAGGAGAAGACCATGGGGCAGGAGAGGCTGTGGGAGGTGCCACCCTggagagggagagcagagccccAGAGGACCCCGAGGACCTGCAGGAAAGAGAGGGGGgagaacaggaggaggaggaggaggaggaggagcgctggggacagggggatgaTGGCCAAGAGCCCTGTCCAGAGGACTGGGAGGTGACAGCAGAGGACACTGAGGGAGTTTTGGGGCCAGAAGAACCAGCCTGGGCAGACGACACCCCGAGCAGCGCAGGAGGGCTGCACAGCGAGGAGAGACACGGCACAaggccagcagagctggaggaaggCCAGGAAGATGATGAAGACGATGCCAAGAGCCAGGAGATGAACCAGCagtgggcactgccagaggcTGAGCCAGCAGCGGAGCTGGCACGGCAGGGCAGCGTGGCAGAGCCCGacccagcccctccaggtgcCCACGAGCAGGGGCACAGGCAGGAGCCGGCCGAGGCTCCGGGGGAGGCGCAGGAGGAGGTGCAGGACGAGCTGCAGGACGAGCTGCAGGACGAGCTGCAGGACGAGCTGCAGGACGAGGCGCAGGAGGAGGCGCAGGAGGAGGTGCAGGACGAGGACACCACCGAGAGGctcagctcagggctggggaagctgcagagctcagagctgctggcactgaaGCAGGTGCCAGGTGCCAGTGGCGAGTGGGCACTGGAGGAAGCCCCCAGGGACCTGGAGCCCACCGCGGGCAGCGGCaggaggctggagctggaggacGCGCTGCCGGAGAGCACAGCCCCACACCTCTGCACAGGGGAGGTGCTGGCTGTGGGGGCACCCAGCCCAAACCCTCCCGAGAGTGAGGAGACCTCGGAGACGGCGCCCGTGGGTGGCACAGCTCGGCAGGGTGAAGGGTGGCTGCAGGGGAAGGACAAGCCCCCGACTCCCACCGTGCCAGACAGCCCCGGGGAggaggcaggggcagagggggctgaggaggaggaagggtaTTTCATGGTCTCTGCTCCCAGCCAAGAGCTGTCCAGCTCAGAGGAAGCTGAGATCTCCGAGGACTTTGAAGAAATTAAAGTTGAAGCGACTGAAGGCAGCCGAGATGGTCTGAGGGCTCCTGGAGAagcatccccagtgccagaggaCAAAGAGCACCTCGAGGTGCTTGCTGCGGAAGCAGATGAGGATGTGGAGATGCCCGCTGAAGAATCTGAGGTGCCAAGGGATGAggacagcacagctgagctggaggAAGGCCCAGAAGAAGATCCCAGCTGTGTCGGGGTGCTGGCAGGAGGTCCTGAtgagccagcccaggctgccacAGGCGCTGAGGCATGGGAGACACCAGAGCCCTCAGCAAGTCTGGCTGCTGAATCTGTGGagctccagcacacagccgAGCTGGAGAGGGATGCCAGCGGAGCAACAACCCCCCCGGGCTGCACGCTGGGcttggcagggcagcaggggcaggaggaagatgaggatgagcCCGGCACGGCTCTCCGTGACACGGCCAAGGCCGCCCCTCCAGCAGGGCTCCAGGCGGTGCCCGgtggagcagagcagcctcTGGAAGAGCAGGCACCCACGGAGGAGGAGGCACTGGGCACTCAGAGCCTTCCTCCCCCCGGGAACGAGCCCCCTGGGGCCAGCccccctgagctgggccctgcgCTGGGGCAGGGAGGTTTTGCAGAGGAGATTCCGGACGTCCCTGGCGCGGCTGCTCTCCCCGCAGAGGTGCCGGCGGAGCTCATGAAGGACTCGGATATTCTGGAAATAGTTGAGCAGGCCCTGGAATACAACCAGGAGCTGATGGGGGCGAGGCTGGCGGAGGGTgggcagggtcctggcaggaccgAGCTCCCCCGGGATGCAGGGGAAGAGTCCTGGCCTGGCTCATCCAGCGAGGAGGAGCCAACGGTGCAGGAGGCAGCGGAGACGGAGGCTGAGAACCGGGCTGAGAACGGGCTGCACCGCGAGGCCAGTCTGGAAGACCTGGCCGAGTTCCCCGAGGAGGTGCTGAACGGCATCACCAGCACTGCCCCGCCTCAGGAGCTGCCCACGGGCACCACAGAGCCCGCGCTGGGGATGCCACCGCAGGCGCCCAGCCCCGGAGATGGCACCCTGAGGGGGAAGCGTGGCACAGCCGAGCCCAGCGCCGTGCcccctgctctgggggaggatgTCCTGTGCCTCCCAGCCGAGCAGCCCCCAGcgtgccagctcagggctgagcagcagccctggtcCTCAGGGGACGAGTGA
- the NES gene encoding nestin isoform X1, translating to MLSTESFAGPRALGEESLQMWDLNKRLEAYLARVKFLEEENEVLRAEIQSSRSSPAGESRRAKYEEELRALRDALDLAFREKCTAELARDNLYEEVQQVKSRCQKEQAAREEAKKRLSLSRKELEEERRAQIWLKERAVQLEKEVEALLEVHEEEKAGLDQEIASFSHSLESFRCAPVAFQPVEVEDYSKRLSEIWKGAVETYKTEVSQLEGSLCQAKENLWKAVEDNQQSQLQLQHLEKDLAGLKARKEMLEESLARQWQEQRGEAEKFQLAMEALEQEQRSLRAQIARVLEDRQQLMHLKMSLSLEVATYRTLLEAESTRLQMPAGEFRLASGVRDLKLEVSGSSGSKLVPASPESRRLLPRERCASPSAFPGAQPQRDTLSPKSRGAGELQKITAVLHGTASGRAGGPGTPGCPTPSPARAGRAAPPLSPEPPGPAAPGQESSAGAGPAWPGGDGAALSPGTERALSRGSGDAGGASPGAADGLRYPARLVSEALEDALKAMGDGARPEEEPAGSSMWDLCAPSPVLPPEARGEAGPEGPGGERDPSEGSEDGESPQAEQRGGEAVLQGLDVGSSILQDTAGALSASASREDLGAWEEEEEEEEEEEEEEVPAVLSPRDPEVEAQERDKGPAGQTVSSWEKPEQERTETQSTEPSHPSEEEEEEERAPCSPCEEKGDFQGEGPDAQEEECPRREVEAAGAVLVQSHLVLPTEGHLEEDFADAEQERSEQQKVPVCEMDLTAEKERGQELGPELKPSSVHEAIPAEEASTGAEEDAVGWEDMGRVEDGEGEKGEASREVLGGEDRGVGQDPMAGEDLTAGEDHGAGQDHGAEEQGVEDSEAEEEQGIGEDSEAGQDHGAGEGSKEGEHRGAEVFEAGEDHGAGEAVGGATLERESRAPEDPEDLQEREGGEQEEEEEEEERWGQGDDGQEPCPEDWEVTAEDTEGVLGPEEPAWADDTPSSAGGLHSEERHGTRPAELEEGQEDDEDDAKSQEMNQQWALPEAEPAAELARQGSVAEPDPAPPGAHEQGHRQEPAEAPGEAQEEVQDELQDELQDELQDELQDEAQEEAQEEVQDEDTTERLSSGLGKLQSSELLALKQVPGASGEWALEEAPRDLEPTAGSGRRLELEDALPESTAPHLCTGEVLAVGAPSPNPPESEETSETAPVGGTARQGEGWLQGKDKPPTPTVPDSPGEEAGAEGAEEEEGYFMVSAPSQELSSSEEAEISEDFEEIKVEATEGSRDGLRAPGEASPVPEDKEHLEVLAAEADEDVEMPAEESEVPRDEDSTAELEEGPEEDPSCVGVLAGGPDEPAQAATGAEAWETPEPSASLAAESVELQHTAELERDASGATTPPGCTLGLAGQQGQEEDEDEPGTALRDTAKAAPPAGLQAVPGGAEQPLEEQAPTEEEALGTQSLPPPGNEPPGASPPELGPALGQGGFAEEIPDVPGAAALPAEVPAELMKDSDILEIVEQALEYNQELMGARLAEGGQGPGRTELPRDAGEESWPGSSSEEEPTVQEAAETEAENRAENGLHREASLEDLAEFPEEVLNGITSTAPPQELPTGTTEPALGMPPQAPSPGDGTLRGKRGTAEPSAVPPALGEDVLCLPAEQPPACQLRAEQQPWSSGDE from the exons ATGCTGAGCACGGAAAGTTTCGCAGGGCCGAGAGCCCTGGGAGAGGAATCGCTGCAGATGTGGGACCTCAACAAGCGGCTGGAGGCGTACCTGGCCCGCGTGAAGTTcctggaggaggagaacgaggtgCTGCGAGCTGAaatccagagcagcaggagcagcccggCCGGGGAGTCGCGGCGGGCCAAGTACGAGgaggagctgcgagccctgcggGATGCGCTGGATCTCGCCTTCAGGGAGAAGTGCACGGCCGAGCTGGCCAGGGACAACCTCTACGAGGAGGTGCAGCAGGTGAAAAGCAGGTGCCAGAAGGAGCAGGCAGCCCGAGAAGAAGCGAAGAAGCGGCTGTCCTTGagcaggaaggagctggaggaggagaggagagcgCAGATCTGGCTGAAGGAGagagctgtgcagctggagaaggaggtggAAGCCTTGCTGGAGGTGCACGAGGAGGAGAAAGCGGGGCTGGACCAGGAGATCGCCAGTTTCTCCCACAGCCTGGAGAGCTTCCGCTGTGCCCCGGTGGCTTTCCAGCCGGTGGAGGTGGAGGATTACTCCAAGAGACTCTCGGAGATCTGGAAAGGGGCGGTGGAGACCTACAAGACGGAGGTGTCGCAGCTGGAGGGTTCCCTCTGCCAGGCCAAGGAGAACCTGTGGAAGGCGGTGGAGGACAAccagcagagccagctgcagctgcagcacctggagaaggacCTGGCGGGGCTGAAAGCACGGAAGGAGATGCTGGAGGAGAGCCTGGCCCggcagtggcaggagcagcGCGGGGAGGCAGAAAAGTTCCAG CTGGCGATGGAGgcgctggagcaggagcagcggAGCCTGCGGGCGCAGATCGCCCGGGTGCTGgaggacaggcagcagctcatGCACCTCAAGATGTCCCTGAGCCTGGAAGTGGCGACCTACAG gACGCTGCTGGAAGCGGAGAGCACCCGCCTGCAGATGCCCGCCGGAGAATTCAGGTTGGCCAGCGGTGTGCGAG ATCTCAAACTGGAGGtgagcggcagcagcggcagcaaaCTGGTGCCAGCGAGCCCCGAGAGCAGGCGGCTGCTGCCCCGGGAGCGCTGCGCCAGTCCCTCCGCCTTCCCCGGGGCACAACCCCAAAGAGACACGCTGAGCCCCAAAAGCCGCGGTGCCGGGGAGCTGCAGAAAATCACCGCAGTCCTCCACGGCACGGCCagcggcagggctggggggccgggaacccccggctgccccacgcccagcccggcccgggcggGCAGAGCCGCCCCTCCGCTctccccggagccccccggccccgcagcgccgGGGCAGGAGAGCTCCGCGGGAGCGGGTCCCGCCTGGCCGGGAGGAGACGGGGCGGCGCTGAGCCCGGGCACGGAGCGTGCCCTGTCCCGAGGCTCGGGGGACGCCGGCGGCGCCAGCCCGGGAGCCGCCGACGGGCTGCGGTACCCGGCCCGGCTGGTCAGCGAGGCGCTGGAGGACGCGCTCAAGGCGATGGGAGACGGTGCTCGGCCCGAAGAGGAGCCCGCGGGCAGCTCCATGTGGGAtctctgtgcccccagccccgttTTGCCCCCCGAGGCTCGTGGGGAGGCTGGGCCGGAGGGGCCTGGGGGAGAGCGGGATCCCTCCGAGGGCTCTGAGGATGGCGAGAgcccccaggcagagcagaggggtgGGGAGGCCGTGCTCCAGGGGCTGGACGTGGGGAGCAGCATCCTGCAGGACACAGCCGGGGCCCTGAGTGCCTCGGCCAGCCGGGAAGATCTGGGAGcgtgggaggaggaggaggaggaggaggaagaggaggaggaagaggaggtacctgctgtgctgagcccaAGAGATCCAGAAGTGGAGGCTCAGGAAAGGGACAAGGGTCCTGCTGGGCAGACAGTGAGCAGCTGGGAAAAGCCAGAGCAGGAAAGGACAGAGACCCAAAGCACAGAGCCTTCACAcccctcagaggaggaggaggaggaggagagggcaccctgcagcccctgcgAGGAGAAAGGAGATTTCCAGGGAGAAGGACCAGATGCGCAAGAAGAGGAGTGTCCACGCAGAGAagtggaagctgctggtgctgtcctTGTGCAAAGCCACCTGGTTTTGCCTACAGAAGGTCACCTGGAAGAGGACTTTGCTGATGCAGAGCAGGAAAGGTCCGAGCAGCAGAAGGTGCCTGTGTGTGAGATGGATTTGACTGCAGAGAAGGaaaggggacaggagctgggTCCAGAGCTGAAGCCCTCGAGTGTCCATGAGGCCATCCCAGCAGAGGAGGCTTCCACAGGAGCTGAAGAAGATGCTGTGGGATGGGAGGACATGGGCAGAGTGGAAGATGgtgagggagaaaagggagaggccagcagggaggtgctgggaggAGAAGATCGTGGGGTAGGGCAGGACCCCATGGCAGGAGAGGACCTCACAGCAGGAGAAGACCATGGGGCAGGACAAGATCATGGGGCAGAAGAGCAAGGAGTAGAAGACTCTGAGGCAGAAGAAGAGCAAGGGATAGGAGAAGACTCTGAGGCAGGACAAGACCATGGGGCAGGAGAGGGCTCCAAGGAAGGAGAACACCGTGGGGCAGAAGTCTTTGAGGCAGGAGAAGACCATGGGGCAGGAGAGGCTGTGGGAGGTGCCACCCTggagagggagagcagagccccAGAGGACCCCGAGGACCTGCAGGAAAGAGAGGGGGgagaacaggaggaggaggaggaggaggaggagcgctggggacagggggatgaTGGCCAAGAGCCCTGTCCAGAGGACTGGGAGGTGACAGCAGAGGACACTGAGGGAGTTTTGGGGCCAGAAGAACCAGCCTGGGCAGACGACACCCCGAGCAGCGCAGGAGGGCTGCACAGCGAGGAGAGACACGGCACAaggccagcagagctggaggaaggCCAGGAAGATGATGAAGACGATGCCAAGAGCCAGGAGATGAACCAGCagtgggcactgccagaggcTGAGCCAGCAGCGGAGCTGGCACGGCAGGGCAGCGTGGCAGAGCCCGacccagcccctccaggtgcCCACGAGCAGGGGCACAGGCAGGAGCCGGCCGAGGCTCCGGGGGAGGCGCAGGAGGAGGTGCAGGACGAGCTGCAGGACGAGCTGCAGGACGAGCTGCAGGACGAGCTGCAGGACGAGGCGCAGGAGGAGGCGCAGGAGGAGGTGCAGGACGAGGACACCACCGAGAGGctcagctcagggctggggaagctgcagagctcagagctgctggcactgaaGCAGGTGCCAGGTGCCAGTGGCGAGTGGGCACTGGAGGAAGCCCCCAGGGACCTGGAGCCCACCGCGGGCAGCGGCaggaggctggagctggaggacGCGCTGCCGGAGAGCACAGCCCCACACCTCTGCACAGGGGAGGTGCTGGCTGTGGGGGCACCCAGCCCAAACCCTCCCGAGAGTGAGGAGACCTCGGAGACGGCGCCCGTGGGTGGCACAGCTCGGCAGGGTGAAGGGTGGCTGCAGGGGAAGGACAAGCCCCCGACTCCCACCGTGCCAGACAGCCCCGGGGAggaggcaggggcagagggggctgaggaggaggaagggtaTTTCATGGTCTCTGCTCCCAGCCAAGAGCTGTCCAGCTCAGAGGAAGCTGAGATCTCCGAGGACTTTGAAGAAATTAAAGTTGAAGCGACTGAAGGCAGCCGAGATGGTCTGAGGGCTCCTGGAGAagcatccccagtgccagaggaCAAAGAGCACCTCGAGGTGCTTGCTGCGGAAGCAGATGAGGATGTGGAGATGCCCGCTGAAGAATCTGAGGTGCCAAGGGATGAggacagcacagctgagctggaggAAGGCCCAGAAGAAGATCCCAGCTGTGTCGGGGTGCTGGCAGGAGGTCCTGAtgagccagcccaggctgccacAGGCGCTGAGGCATGGGAGACACCAGAGCCCTCAGCAAGTCTGGCTGCTGAATCTGTGGagctccagcacacagccgAGCTGGAGAGGGATGCCAGCGGAGCAACAACCCCCCCGGGCTGCACGCTGGGcttggcagggcagcaggggcaggaggaagatgaggatgagcCCGGCACGGCTCTCCGTGACACGGCCAAGGCCGCCCCTCCAGCAGGGCTCCAGGCGGTGCCCGgtggagcagagcagcctcTGGAAGAGCAGGCACCCACGGAGGAGGAGGCACTGGGCACTCAGAGCCTTCCTCCCCCCGGGAACGAGCCCCCTGGGGCCAGCccccctgagctgggccctgcgCTGGGGCAGGGAGGTTTTGCAGAGGAGATTCCGGACGTCCCTGGCGCGGCTGCTCTCCCCGCAGAGGTGCCGGCGGAGCTCATGAAGGACTCGGATATTCTGGAAATAGTTGAGCAGGCCCTGGAATACAACCAGGAGCTGATGGGGGCGAGGCTGGCGGAGGGTgggcagggtcctggcaggaccgAGCTCCCCCGGGATGCAGGGGAAGAGTCCTGGCCTGGCTCATCCAGCGAGGAGGAGCCAACGGTGCAGGAGGCAGCGGAGACGGAGGCTGAGAACCGGGCTGAGAACGGGCTGCACCGCGAGGCCAGTCTGGAAGACCTGGCCGAGTTCCCCGAGGAGGTGCTGAACGGCATCACCAGCACTGCCCCGCCTCAGGAGCTGCCCACGGGCACCACAGAGCCCGCGCTGGGGATGCCACCGCAGGCGCCCAGCCCCGGAGATGGCACCCTGAGGGGGAAGCGTGGCACAGCCGAGCCCAGCGCCGTGCcccctgctctgggggaggatgTCCTGTGCCTCCCAGCCGAGCAGCCCCCAGcgtgccagctcagggctgagcagcagccctggtcCTCAGGGGACGAGTGA